The proteins below come from a single Nocardioides eburneiflavus genomic window:
- a CDS encoding sensor histidine kinase: MEDDTRGQRRVAAAPWADEQTRQHLQVLVEGVATLAGFEQSSLTLRRDDHFEVVAAAGVEDGFVGTEVPRESIEDDLAGADEWGVWRFVPHHRASAEALAYSHIPDVTPLDAEDAWHPLDLLAAPLHDDQGRLRGLLSVDSPRDGRLPSAETLEVLTKYAGVARTLVLLALEREELSEKIRMASQAREIVRQALGEPTLDLILEACRSTVVACFDAVGMWLTVLDTDGGPARTTSYAAGDDYEVPPFAEIDDVVIRLARRYWGDQYVAPFSRSNADQPGLPPEDAERLLGFLDRIGIGSVLFVPLGVGPECLGFLVLTRVSDARTWTDVEIDAALDIGHDLGRAVANARQLELERAIVDRLRKLDSYRVEVVNTLGHELRNPLFSMSANLELLTTATLDEDARRSVAAATRGAARMRAVIDDLLTMAQVSDPNREFDPVAIDLRRVVHDVYDECHASASAGDVACHAELPDTPMRVSGDPEELHRLLTNLASNAIKYTDPGGSVTVRLAAEGDTVVVSVADTGIGISELDQAQLFREFFRSTNPAALSRPGTGLGLAIVARIVSRHGATVELDSERDRGTTVTVRFPAYVGELAADDVQPA; this comes from the coding sequence ATGGAGGACGACACACGAGGCCAGCGCCGCGTGGCCGCTGCGCCGTGGGCTGACGAGCAGACTCGGCAGCACCTCCAGGTCCTGGTCGAGGGCGTGGCCACCCTCGCAGGCTTCGAGCAGTCGTCCCTCACGCTGCGCCGCGACGACCACTTCGAGGTCGTCGCCGCGGCCGGGGTCGAGGACGGGTTCGTGGGCACCGAGGTGCCCCGCGAGTCGATCGAGGACGACCTCGCCGGTGCGGACGAGTGGGGCGTGTGGCGCTTCGTCCCGCACCACAGGGCGAGCGCCGAGGCCCTCGCCTACAGCCACATCCCCGACGTCACCCCGCTGGACGCGGAGGACGCCTGGCACCCGCTCGACCTGCTCGCCGCTCCGCTCCACGACGACCAGGGGCGCCTGCGCGGCCTGCTGTCGGTCGACAGCCCGCGCGACGGGCGCCTGCCGTCGGCCGAGACGCTGGAGGTGCTGACCAAGTACGCCGGCGTGGCGCGCACCCTCGTCCTGCTCGCCCTCGAGCGCGAGGAGCTCAGCGAGAAGATCCGGATGGCCTCCCAGGCGCGCGAGATCGTCCGTCAGGCCCTCGGCGAGCCGACCCTGGACCTCATCCTGGAGGCGTGCCGGTCCACGGTCGTCGCGTGCTTCGACGCCGTCGGCATGTGGCTCACCGTCCTCGACACCGACGGCGGCCCGGCCCGGACGACGTCCTACGCCGCGGGCGACGACTACGAGGTGCCGCCCTTCGCGGAGATCGACGACGTCGTCATCCGCCTCGCGCGCCGCTACTGGGGCGACCAGTACGTCGCGCCGTTCTCCCGCAGCAATGCCGACCAGCCGGGCCTGCCGCCCGAGGACGCCGAGCGGCTGCTGGGCTTCCTCGACCGCATCGGCATCGGATCGGTGCTGTTCGTCCCGCTGGGGGTGGGGCCGGAGTGCCTCGGCTTCCTCGTGCTGACCCGGGTCTCGGACGCCCGGACCTGGACCGACGTCGAGATCGACGCCGCCCTCGACATCGGCCACGACCTCGGCCGCGCGGTCGCCAACGCGCGCCAGCTCGAGCTCGAGCGGGCCATCGTCGACCGCCTGCGCAAGCTCGACAGCTATCGCGTCGAGGTGGTCAACACCCTCGGCCACGAGCTGCGCAACCCGCTCTTCTCGATGAGCGCCAACCTCGAGCTGCTGACCACCGCCACGCTCGACGAGGACGCCCGCCGGTCGGTGGCGGCCGCGACGCGTGGTGCCGCCCGGATGCGAGCCGTGATCGACGACCTGCTGACCATGGCCCAGGTCTCCGACCCCAACCGCGAGTTCGACCCGGTGGCGATCGACCTGCGCCGCGTGGTCCACGACGTCTACGACGAGTGCCACGCCTCGGCGTCGGCCGGCGACGTCGCCTGCCACGCCGAGCTGCCCGACACCCCGATGCGGGTGTCCGGGGATCCCGAGGAGCTGCACCGCCTCCTCACGAACCTCGCGTCCAACGCCATCAAGTACACCGACCCCGGCGGCAGCGTCACCGTGCGCCTCGCCGCCGAGGGCGACACGGTGGTGGTCTCCGTCGCCGACACCGGCATCGGCATCTCCGAGCTCGACCAGGCCCAGCTGTTCCGCGAGTTCTTCCGATCGACCAACCCGGCTGCGCTCTCCCGACCCGGCACCGGCCTCGGCCTGGCCATCGTCGCCCGCATCGTCAGCCGGCACGGCGCGACGGTCGAGCTCGACTCCGAGCGCGACCGTGGCACCACGGTGACGGTCCGGTTCCCGGCGTACGTCGGGGAGCTCGCCGCCGACGACGTCCAGCCGGCGTGA
- a CDS encoding GNAT family N-acetyltransferase, which yields MQINRADFADPRLAAFLQAHLDDMEPTAPPESRHALDLAALQGDGVRLWVGTHGDDLVATAALAALAGRHEELKSMRTDPALRGRGVASRMLAHVLDDARSRGVARVSLETGSMAFFEPARRFYSRAGFVACTPFGSYVDDPNSTFMTLDLTRA from the coding sequence GTGCAGATCAACCGCGCCGACTTCGCCGACCCACGCCTCGCGGCATTCCTGCAGGCGCACCTCGACGACATGGAGCCGACCGCCCCGCCGGAGAGCCGGCACGCGCTCGACCTGGCCGCGCTGCAGGGCGACGGCGTACGGCTCTGGGTGGGAACCCACGGCGACGACCTCGTCGCCACCGCGGCGCTCGCCGCGCTGGCGGGCCGCCACGAGGAGCTCAAGAGCATGCGGACCGACCCGGCGCTCCGCGGTCGCGGAGTCGCGTCGCGGATGCTCGCCCACGTCCTCGACGACGCGCGCTCGCGCGGGGTCGCGCGGGTGTCGCTGGAGACCGGGAGCATGGCGTTCTTCGAGCCGGCGCGCCGGTTCTACTCCCGGGCCGGGTTCGTCGCGTGCACACCGTTCGGGTCCTACGTCGACGACCCGAACAGCACCTTCATGACGCTGGACCTCACCCGCGCCTGA
- a CDS encoding hemerythrin domain-containing protein codes for MSHDAIVLLKDDHKQIRKVFRDFESAGDEATSRKGKLVETMIELLTQHTYIENEVMYPRVRDLLPDLEDDVLESYEEHHVADVLVMELAGMDPTAERFDAKTTVLIENVRHHMDEEEEDWFPKVREGLGRKALQEIGEELLAAKQQAPTKPSQPSALKKTVDAVLD; via the coding sequence ATGTCACACGACGCCATCGTCCTGCTCAAGGACGACCACAAGCAGATCCGCAAGGTGTTCCGGGACTTCGAGTCCGCCGGAGACGAGGCCACCAGCCGCAAGGGCAAGCTCGTGGAGACGATGATCGAGCTGCTCACCCAGCACACCTACATCGAGAACGAGGTGATGTACCCGCGGGTCCGCGACCTGCTCCCCGACCTCGAGGACGACGTGCTCGAGTCCTACGAGGAGCACCACGTCGCCGACGTCCTCGTCATGGAGCTCGCGGGCATGGACCCCACCGCCGAGCGCTTCGACGCGAAGACGACCGTCCTCATCGAGAACGTCCGGCACCACATGGACGAGGAGGAGGAGGACTGGTTCCCCAAGGTCCGCGAGGGTCTGGGGCGCAAGGCGCTGCAGGAGATCGGCGAGGAGCTCCTCGCCGCGAAGCAGCAGGCCCCGACGAAGCCCTCGCAGCCGAGCGCGCTGAAGAAGACCGTCGACGCCGTCCTCGACTGA
- a CDS encoding NAD(P)-binding protein, with product MATRLDVDYLVVGAGAMGMAFTDALVDHADVRVALVDRRHGAGGHWLEAYPFVRLHQSSAFYGVASTLLGGGRLQDHGPEAGLQERASQPEVVAYYAHVLDRLQQTGRVQFLPGSDHLGDGTVLSRVSGRRFEVPEHCRLVNAHYLAPSIPAEMPAPFGVGDGARVLPVNDLVHVEEAPSQYVVVGAGKTATDACVWLLAQGVDPDAICWVRPRDPWMFDRALIQPDPAIFLGVPATIFEAAVASESLDEVFLRLEDAGVMLRIDRSVTPTMAKTPTLAQWELERLRTIEDVVRRGHLRSVERGRLTFLDGSTVRVADDAVVVHCAADGLKYPPLVPVWRPEDITLQPIRAGFPCFGAAVTGYVEATRDDDAEKNRLCPPSPFPDSLQQWAGMNVLGTRAAMSFSAEPDIKAWADGVALNPARVPAGYPPSAALDAARERLAASTGPGLERLAAWMGRV from the coding sequence ATGGCAACCAGGCTCGACGTCGACTACCTGGTCGTCGGTGCCGGCGCCATGGGGATGGCGTTCACCGACGCGCTCGTCGACCACGCCGACGTCCGGGTGGCGCTGGTCGACCGTCGGCACGGCGCCGGGGGGCACTGGCTCGAGGCCTACCCGTTCGTGCGGCTGCACCAGTCCTCCGCGTTCTACGGCGTCGCCTCGACGCTGCTCGGCGGCGGGCGCCTGCAGGACCACGGTCCCGAGGCCGGGTTGCAGGAGCGGGCCTCGCAGCCCGAGGTCGTCGCCTACTACGCCCACGTCCTCGACCGCCTGCAGCAGACCGGGCGGGTCCAGTTCCTGCCCGGCAGCGACCACCTCGGCGACGGCACGGTGCTCTCGCGCGTCTCCGGGCGCCGGTTCGAGGTGCCGGAGCACTGCCGCCTCGTCAACGCCCACTACCTGGCGCCCAGCATCCCCGCGGAGATGCCGGCGCCGTTCGGGGTCGGCGACGGCGCACGGGTGCTGCCGGTCAACGACCTCGTGCACGTGGAGGAGGCGCCGAGCCAGTACGTCGTGGTGGGCGCCGGCAAGACCGCTACGGACGCGTGCGTGTGGCTGCTCGCGCAGGGGGTCGACCCGGACGCGATCTGCTGGGTGCGACCGCGTGATCCCTGGATGTTCGACCGGGCCCTGATCCAGCCGGACCCCGCCATCTTCCTGGGCGTCCCGGCGACCATCTTCGAGGCGGCGGTGGCCTCGGAGTCCCTCGACGAGGTCTTCCTGCGGCTCGAGGACGCCGGCGTGATGCTGCGCATCGACCGCTCGGTGACCCCGACGATGGCCAAGACCCCGACGCTCGCCCAGTGGGAGCTCGAGCGGCTGCGCACGATCGAGGACGTCGTACGACGCGGGCACCTGCGCTCGGTCGAGCGCGGGCGGCTGACCTTCCTCGACGGCTCCACGGTCCGGGTCGCCGACGATGCCGTGGTGGTGCACTGCGCCGCCGACGGCCTGAAGTACCCGCCGCTCGTGCCGGTGTGGCGGCCCGAGGACATCACGCTCCAGCCGATCCGGGCCGGCTTCCCGTGCTTCGGCGCCGCGGTCACCGGCTACGTCGAGGCGACCCGCGACGACGACGCCGAGAAGAACCGGCTCTGCCCGCCGTCTCCCTTCCCCGACTCCCTGCAGCAGTGGGCCGGGATGAACGTGCTCGGCACCCGGGCGGCGATGTCCTTCTCCGCCGAGCCCGACATCAAGGCGTGGGCCGACGGCGTGGCCCTCAACCCGGCGCGCGTCCCCGCCGGCTATCCGCCGTCCGCGGCCCTCGACGCCGCCCGCGAACGGCTGGCGGCGAGCACCGGTCCCGGCCTCGAGCGGCTGGCGGCGTGGATGGGCAGGGTCTAG
- a CDS encoding NAD-dependent epimerase/dehydratase family protein, with the protein MPPDALLVGCGDLGAAVGLRLADLGHDVLALRRDASKVPAPLTGRSVDLTREQPDLSDVRPRLIVVALTARPRTEEAYRATYVDGMARAIDALAEAPERAVLVSSTAVHGSRDRPEVEDETAAAAPSDGPGRMLLAAEEAFHERVPHGTVLRLSGLYGGSSTRLLDQVREGRVTDPHRWTNRIHRTDAAAAVVHLLSMPTEPERLYLGTDDEPAQLGDVAAYLADRLGAPAPPPADPVQGHGKRLSNARLRSTGWAPQLPTYREGYA; encoded by the coding sequence GTGCCCCCTGACGCCCTGCTCGTCGGCTGCGGCGACCTCGGCGCCGCGGTCGGCCTGCGCCTCGCCGACCTCGGCCACGACGTGCTCGCCCTGCGCCGCGACGCCTCCAAGGTGCCGGCCCCGCTCACTGGTCGGTCGGTCGACCTGACACGCGAGCAGCCGGACCTCTCGGACGTACGCCCGCGCCTCATCGTCGTCGCGCTGACCGCGAGGCCGCGGACCGAGGAGGCCTACCGGGCGACGTACGTCGACGGGATGGCCCGCGCGATCGACGCCCTCGCCGAGGCGCCGGAGCGGGCGGTGCTGGTGTCCTCGACCGCGGTGCACGGCAGCCGCGACCGTCCAGAGGTCGAGGACGAGACGGCTGCCGCCGCCCCGAGCGACGGCCCCGGCCGGATGCTCCTCGCTGCGGAGGAGGCCTTCCACGAGCGGGTCCCGCACGGGACGGTCCTCCGCCTCTCGGGCCTGTACGGCGGCAGCAGCACGCGACTGCTCGACCAGGTCCGCGAGGGCCGGGTCACCGACCCGCACCGCTGGACCAACCGCATCCACCGCACGGACGCGGCGGCCGCCGTGGTCCACCTGCTGAGCATGCCGACCGAGCCAGAGCGGCTCTACCTCGGCACCGACGACGAGCCGGCGCAGCTGGGCGACGTGGCGGCGTACCTCGCCGACCGGCTCGGGGCGCCCGCTCCCCCGCCCGCCGACCCGGTGCAGGGCCACGGCAAGCGGCTGTCCAACGCGCGGCTGCGCTCGACGGGGTGGGCGCCGCAGCTGCCGACCTACCGCGAGGGCTACGCCTAG
- a CDS encoding methyltransferase family protein — protein sequence MRPPPPVLALVAGVAQHLWAGATPPSAPRRALATATAAASVGLAGAAAGQFRAHHTTVEPFDPSKATSLVVTGPNALTRNPMYVGMAGLLVANAVRLGDWRALLPLAAFVGYIDRFQIAAEERALAEKFGADYAAYRTAVPRWLDSSSLPGR from the coding sequence ATGCGTCCACCGCCGCCGGTCCTGGCCCTCGTCGCCGGCGTCGCCCAGCACCTGTGGGCGGGTGCGACGCCACCGTCGGCACCCCGGCGTGCGCTCGCCACAGCGACCGCGGCCGCGTCGGTGGGCCTCGCCGGAGCCGCGGCCGGGCAGTTCCGCGCGCACCACACCACGGTTGAGCCCTTCGACCCCTCGAAGGCCACCTCCCTGGTGGTGACCGGTCCCAACGCCCTCACCCGCAACCCGATGTACGTCGGCATGGCCGGGTTGCTGGTCGCCAACGCTGTCCGGCTGGGTGACTGGCGTGCGCTGCTGCCGCTCGCTGCGTTCGTCGGCTACATCGACCGGTTCCAGATCGCCGCCGAGGAGCGAGCGCTCGCCGAGAAGTTCGGCGCGGACTACGCGGCGTACCGCACGGCCGTCCCACGCTGGCTCGACTCCAGCTCGTTGCCGGGGCGCTGA
- a CDS encoding YihY/virulence factor BrkB family protein, whose product MTHRADSTTDSRTDGEAEESTSAERERTAPPPDAANKPDSPDDLAKPTWRYALRKTVREFSDDQCTDLAAALTYYAVLALFPGAIALLSIVGLVGDRRETVDTLLDILRDVGASSAADTLEPTLVALASNESAGLALVIGLAAALWSASGYVNAFGRGMNRIYETDEGRPIWKLRPVMLVVTLVTVLLAAVVAVGLVLTGPAAEAVGRAIGLESAAVAVWSVAKWPVLLGVVVMIVALLYYATPNVKQPKFRWISIGAFVAIVVWVLASAAFGFYVANFSSYDRTYGSLAGVIAFLLWLWITNLALLFGAELDAEVERGRQLQAGIEAEEELQLPPRDTRKSDKAAKKEQEDIARGRRLRESRGRS is encoded by the coding sequence ATGACCCACCGAGCCGACTCGACCACCGACAGCCGGACCGACGGCGAGGCCGAGGAGTCCACCAGCGCCGAGCGCGAGCGGACCGCCCCGCCGCCCGACGCTGCGAACAAGCCGGACTCGCCCGACGACCTCGCGAAGCCGACCTGGCGCTACGCGCTGCGCAAGACCGTGCGCGAGTTCAGCGACGACCAGTGCACCGACCTCGCCGCGGCACTGACCTACTACGCGGTCCTGGCGCTGTTCCCGGGGGCGATCGCCCTGCTCTCGATCGTCGGGCTGGTCGGCGACCGCCGGGAGACCGTCGACACCCTGCTCGACATCCTGCGTGACGTCGGCGCCTCCTCCGCGGCGGACACCCTCGAGCCGACGCTGGTGGCGCTCGCGTCCAACGAGAGCGCCGGCCTGGCCCTGGTCATCGGTCTCGCCGCCGCCCTGTGGTCGGCGTCGGGCTACGTCAACGCCTTCGGGCGCGGGATGAACCGCATCTACGAGACCGACGAGGGCCGGCCGATCTGGAAGCTCCGTCCGGTGATGCTGGTCGTCACGCTGGTCACGGTCCTCCTTGCCGCGGTCGTCGCAGTCGGTCTCGTCCTGACCGGACCCGCCGCCGAAGCGGTCGGCCGGGCCATCGGGCTCGAGTCCGCGGCCGTGGCGGTGTGGAGCGTCGCGAAGTGGCCGGTGCTGCTCGGGGTCGTCGTCATGATCGTGGCGCTGCTCTACTACGCGACGCCCAACGTGAAGCAGCCGAAGTTCCGCTGGATCAGCATCGGTGCGTTCGTCGCGATCGTGGTGTGGGTGCTGGCCTCGGCGGCGTTCGGCTTCTACGTCGCCAACTTCTCCAGCTACGACAGGACGTACGGCTCGCTGGCGGGCGTCATCGCCTTCCTGCTGTGGCTGTGGATCACCAACCTCGCCCTGCTGTTCGGCGCGGAGCTCGACGCGGAGGTCGAGCGCGGGCGCCAGCTCCAGGCCGGCATCGAGGCCGAGGAGGAGCTCCAGCTGCCCCCGCGCGACACCCGCAAGTCCGACAAGGCGGCGAAGAAGGAGCAGGAGGACATCGCGCGTGGGCGGCGGCTGCGCGAGTCCCGCGGTCGTTCCTAG
- a CDS encoding PfkB family carbohydrate kinase, producing the protein MSRVIHTGQALVDVVVEVPDLPDRGQNVMAASATDYAGGAVTVLLAAARFGADCVHAGAHGTGPHGDLVRDALAQEGIAVSAPVVDGLDTGICVVMVEPSAERTFVTTLGAERHISVESLATSQPGPGDLVCVTGFSLALESTRDPLLAWLPDLHPEVVVVLDPGAAFADLPQDVRAAMLEVTDVWSSNAEEAEGLLRAVGHEPPGDLAGLTTAVAPLLRGDAVAIVRDGPEGCAVRVAGETTYVPGFPQTPVDTNGAGDTHTGALLAEVAAGTPWAEGCRRANAAAAIKVTRRGPESAPTAAEVDDFLASSG; encoded by the coding sequence TTGAGCCGAGTCATCCACACCGGTCAGGCGCTGGTCGACGTGGTGGTGGAGGTCCCCGACCTCCCCGACCGCGGCCAGAACGTGATGGCCGCCTCGGCCACCGACTACGCCGGAGGGGCGGTGACGGTGCTGCTCGCGGCCGCGCGGTTCGGCGCCGACTGCGTGCACGCCGGCGCCCACGGCACCGGACCGCACGGCGACCTCGTCCGCGACGCCCTCGCCCAGGAGGGCATCGCCGTGTCCGCACCGGTCGTCGACGGGCTCGACACCGGCATCTGCGTGGTGATGGTCGAGCCGAGCGCCGAGCGTACGTTCGTCACCACGCTCGGTGCCGAGCGGCACATCAGCGTGGAGTCCCTCGCGACCTCGCAGCCCGGGCCGGGCGACCTCGTGTGCGTCACCGGCTTCTCGCTGGCCCTCGAGAGCACCCGCGACCCCCTGCTCGCGTGGCTGCCGGACCTGCACCCGGAGGTGGTCGTCGTGCTCGACCCGGGGGCCGCGTTCGCCGACCTGCCCCAGGACGTACGCGCCGCGATGCTCGAGGTCACCGACGTCTGGTCGAGCAATGCCGAGGAGGCCGAGGGGCTCCTGCGCGCGGTGGGCCACGAACCTCCGGGCGACCTCGCCGGGCTGACCACCGCGGTCGCTCCCCTGCTGCGCGGCGACGCCGTCGCCATCGTGCGCGACGGCCCGGAGGGCTGCGCGGTGCGGGTGGCGGGCGAGACGACGTACGTCCCCGGCTTCCCGCAGACGCCGGTCGACACCAACGGCGCCGGCGACACCCACACGGGCGCGCTGTTGGCCGAGGTCGCAGCAGGTACGCCGTGGGCCGAGGGCTGCCGACGCGCCAACGCTGCGGCCGCGATCAAGGTGACCCGGCGCGGGCCGGAGTCGGCGCCGACCGCGGCCGAGGTGGACGACTTCCTCGCCTCCTCCGGCTAG
- a CDS encoding cysteine hydrolase family protein, with protein sequence MHPDAWLVVIDPQRIFASPDSEWGSPMFADIVEPVRRLAAAAGERTVVTRWVPAPDPRGSWAAYLAAWPFADVPADDPLLALVPEARGLTDTVVSLPTFGKWGPELAAITGPTPRLVLAGVSTDCCVVSTALAAADAGATITVVTDACAGSTPQNHRAAMDVMALYPPQITLATSDAVLVEGDR encoded by the coding sequence ATGCACCCCGACGCCTGGCTGGTCGTCATCGACCCGCAGCGGATCTTCGCCTCGCCCGACAGCGAGTGGGGCTCGCCGATGTTCGCCGACATCGTGGAGCCCGTACGCCGCCTCGCCGCCGCCGCGGGAGAGCGCACCGTGGTCACGCGTTGGGTCCCGGCACCCGACCCGCGGGGCAGCTGGGCGGCGTACCTCGCGGCCTGGCCGTTCGCCGACGTGCCGGCGGACGACCCGCTGCTCGCGCTCGTGCCCGAGGCGAGGGGGCTCACGGACACAGTCGTCTCGCTGCCGACCTTCGGCAAGTGGGGCCCGGAGCTGGCGGCGATCACCGGGCCGACCCCGCGCCTCGTCCTCGCGGGCGTGAGCACCGACTGCTGCGTCGTCTCGACCGCACTGGCCGCGGCCGACGCGGGCGCGACGATCACCGTGGTGACCGACGCGTGCGCCGGTTCGACGCCGCAGAACCACCGCGCCGCGATGGACGTGATGGCGCTCTACCCACCGCAGATCACCCTCGCGACCAGCGACGCGGTGCTGGTGGAGGGGGATCGTTGA
- a CDS encoding ABC transporter permease, whose protein sequence is MTTQIQAATQTPSPATPAPTRTPSAATPARAVRPIPTTRLVGVELRKMFDTRAGFWLMASVGIVSVLATAAVIIWAPDEAITQNTFSTAIGMPLSVVLPIIAILSVTGEYSQRTGLTTYTLVPWRGRVMAAKVVATLIVGVAAMFVALAVGALGNVVGSAITGLDAVWDITLSQFGNIVLANVLGMLMGFMLGVLFRSSAGAIVGYFVYSLVLPVAFGTLAAFQEWFRDLQPWVDVNFAVTRLFDQTMTAEYWQQLGVSTLVWLWIPLAIGLRAILRAEVK, encoded by the coding sequence ATGACCACCCAGATTCAGGCCGCCACCCAGACCCCGTCCCCGGCGACGCCGGCCCCCACACGTACGCCGTCCGCAGCCACCCCGGCCCGCGCCGTACGCCCCATCCCGACGACCCGCCTCGTGGGCGTCGAGCTGCGCAAGATGTTCGACACCCGCGCCGGGTTCTGGCTGATGGCCAGCGTCGGCATCGTCTCGGTGCTCGCGACCGCCGCCGTCATCATCTGGGCACCCGACGAGGCGATCACCCAGAACACCTTCTCCACCGCGATCGGCATGCCGCTCTCGGTCGTGCTGCCGATCATCGCGATCCTGTCCGTCACCGGTGAGTACAGCCAGCGCACCGGCCTGACGACCTACACCCTCGTGCCCTGGCGGGGCCGCGTGATGGCCGCCAAGGTGGTCGCCACGCTCATCGTCGGGGTCGCGGCGATGTTCGTCGCGCTGGCCGTCGGCGCCCTCGGCAACGTCGTCGGCTCGGCGATCACCGGTCTCGACGCGGTCTGGGACATCACGCTCAGCCAGTTCGGCAACATCGTGCTGGCCAACGTGCTCGGCATGTTGATGGGCTTCATGCTCGGCGTGCTGTTCCGCAGCTCCGCCGGCGCGATCGTGGGCTACTTCGTCTACTCCCTCGTGCTGCCCGTCGCGTTCGGGACGCTCGCGGCGTTCCAGGAGTGGTTCCGCGACCTGCAGCCGTGGGTCGACGTGAACTTCGCGGTCACCCGGCTCTTCGACCAGACGATGACCGCCGAGTACTGGCAGCAGCTCGGCGTCTCGACCCTGGTGTGGCTCTGGATCCCGCTGGCCATCGGCCTGCGCGCGATCCTGCGCGCCGAGGTGAAGTAG
- a CDS encoding ABC transporter ATP-binding protein has translation MISVEHLTKQYGRFTAVDNVSFTAATGRVTGFLGPNGAGKSTTMRIMVGLTLPTTGQVTITGRDYRELVNPGLEVGVLLDASAQHAGRTGREILAIAAQTMGLPRARVAETLARVGLTEDEAERRVRNYSLGMRQRLGIATALIGDPQVLVLDEPANGLDPAGIRWMRDLLRGFADDGGTVLLSSHLLHEIEVIADDLVVIGQGRIVAQGSKSELLAAAGTLVRTADPSQHDRLARALHEAAVVTTPIDGGLRADADPELVGETAHRAGIALRELRAADGAGLEEMFLELTAETAREGAAA, from the coding sequence ATGATCAGCGTCGAGCACCTCACCAAGCAGTACGGCCGGTTCACGGCCGTCGACAACGTCTCCTTCACGGCCGCCACCGGTCGCGTCACCGGCTTCCTCGGCCCCAACGGCGCCGGCAAGTCCACCACCATGCGCATCATGGTCGGCCTGACCCTCCCGACCACCGGCCAGGTCACGATCACCGGCCGCGACTACCGCGAGCTGGTCAACCCCGGTCTCGAGGTCGGCGTCCTGCTGGACGCCTCCGCCCAACACGCCGGCCGCACCGGGCGCGAGATCCTGGCGATCGCCGCGCAGACGATGGGGCTGCCCAGGGCCCGGGTCGCCGAGACCCTCGCCCGCGTCGGGCTCACCGAGGACGAGGCGGAGCGCCGGGTGCGCAACTACTCCCTCGGCATGCGCCAGCGCCTCGGCATCGCGACCGCCCTGATCGGTGACCCCCAGGTCCTGGTCCTCGACGAGCCGGCCAACGGCCTCGACCCCGCCGGCATCCGCTGGATGCGCGACCTGCTCCGTGGCTTCGCCGACGACGGCGGCACCGTGCTGCTGTCGTCGCACCTGCTCCACGAGATCGAGGTCATCGCCGACGACCTCGTGGTGATCGGCCAGGGCCGCATCGTCGCCCAGGGCAGCAAGTCCGAGCTGCTCGCCGCGGCGGGCACCCTCGTCCGCACCGCCGACCCCTCCCAGCACGACCGGCTCGCCCGTGCCCTGCACGAGGCCGCCGTCGTCACCACCCCCATCGACGGCGGCCTGCGCGCCGACGCCGACCCCGAGCTCGTCGGCGAGACCGCGCACCGCGCCGGCATCGCCCTCCGCGAGCTGCGCGCCGCCGACGGCGCCGGCCTGGAGGAGATGTTCCTCGAGCTCACCGCCGAGACCGCCCGTGAAGGAGCAGCAGCATGA